In Oncorhynchus tshawytscha isolate Ot180627B linkage group LG06, Otsh_v2.0, whole genome shotgun sequence, the following are encoded in one genomic region:
- the LOC112252682 gene encoding YY1-associated factor 2, translating to MGDKKSPTRPKRQPKPSSDDAYWDCSVCTFRNTAEAFKCMMCDVRKGTSTRKPRPVSQMVAQQVTAQFASPTQPKKEKKEKSEKEKSEKEPTQKKNSHKKTRPRLKNVDRSSAQHLEVTVGDLTVIITDFKEKTKPASTPSSAASADQHSQSGNTSSDNTERGVSRSSSPRGEGSSVNSESH from the exons ATGGGAGACAAGAAGAGCCCCACAAG gccgAAGCGGCAACCCAAGCCCTCTTCTGACGATGCCTACTGGGACTGTAGCGTATGTACTTTCAGGAACACCGCCGAAGCTTTCAAGTGTATGATGTGCGATGTCAGAAAGGGAACGTCAACACG GAAGCCTCGCCCTGTCTCCCAAATGGTTGCCCAGCAAGTCACTGCACAGTTTGCTTCACCCACACAACCCAAAAAAGAGAAGAAGGAGAAATCGGAGAAAGAAAAGAGTGAAAAGGAACCAACACAGAAAAAGAACAGCCACAAAAAGACGAG GCCCAGGTTAAAAAACGTGGACCGGAGCAGTGCCCAGCACCTAGAGGTAACGGTGGGTGACCTGACGGTCATAATCACAGACTTTAAGGAGAAAACCAAGCCCGCCTCCACTCCTTCCAGTGCCGCCTCGGCAGACCAGCACAGCCAGAGCGGCAACACCAGTTCTGACAACACTGAAAGGGGGGTGTCCCGGTCGTCCTCGCCGCGGGGGGAGGGGTCCTCAGTTAACAGCGAGAGTCactaa